One endosymbiont 'TC1' of Trimyema compressum genomic window, ATATGCCTTTACTTTATCAATTTGATGATCCTCCTTTATATAATGGCTGTGAGGTTACTTCTTTAGCAATGATTCTGAGTAACAGCGGTTATGATATTAGTAAAAATCAATTAGCTCAGGAGATTAATAAAGAACCCTTTATTGATGAAGATGGATTCTATGGCAATTTCAATATTGGTTTTGTAGGGTGATATTGAGGGTATTGATTCTGGGTTAGGGGTTTACAATAAACCCGTTGAAGATGTATTAGTGAAATATGTCAATAAGAATCAGGTGAAAAATATTTCTGGAGAGTCTTTTCAAGAGGTTGAAAAAGCTATTGCTTTAGGTTCTCCTGTTTGGGTTATTAAAACAATAGATTTTATGCCTGCCGCTGATATGGAGGCTTGGCCTACACGACAAGGA contains:
- a CDS encoding C39 family peptidase, whose amino-acid sequence is MPLLYQFDDPPLYNGCEVTSLAMILSNSGYDISKNQLAQEINKEPFIDEDGFYGNFNIGFVG
- a CDS encoding C39 family peptidase produces the protein MDSGLGVYNKPVEDVLVKYVNKNQVKNISGESFQEVEKAIALGSPVWVIKTIDFMPAADMEAWPTRQGIMEITYSMHSVVVVGYDQDFIYLNDPYGEKDYRTDKENFIAAWKQMGSQGIYIEK